One stretch of Rhizobium rhizoryzae DNA includes these proteins:
- a CDS encoding pyridoxamine 5'-phosphate oxidase family protein, whose product MASLTEAREAPARQLWEEINSIHAGMLGIEGSHQHFQPMAPHADPKTNTVWFFTKTDTDLVQAIRPGTRAHFCVVGKNHDYHACLAGVIEVRKDQAKIDEFWSAMTAAWYEHGKDDPKLTMLALHLDDAEIWASTDSTLKFGWEIAKANISDEKMPDVGVKQHLTFA is encoded by the coding sequence ATGGCAAGTCTGACCGAAGCCCGCGAAGCCCCTGCACGCCAGCTGTGGGAAGAAATCAACTCAATCCATGCGGGCATGCTTGGTATCGAAGGCTCTCACCAGCACTTCCAGCCCATGGCCCCTCATGCAGACCCCAAAACCAATACGGTCTGGTTTTTCACCAAGACCGACACGGATCTCGTACAGGCAATTCGCCCCGGTACACGCGCGCATTTCTGCGTTGTCGGCAAGAACCACGATTACCATGCCTGCCTCGCGGGCGTTATAGAGGTCCGCAAGGATCAGGCAAAGATCGACGAGTTCTGGAGCGCCATGACGGCTGCCTGGTACGAACACGGCAAGGATGATCCGAAGCTGACCATGCTTGCATTGCATCTCGATGATGCCGAGATCTGGGCGTCCACCGACAGCACGCTGAAGTTTGGCTGGGAAATCGCCAAGGCAAATATAAGCGATGAAAAGATGCCCGATGTCGGCGTCAAGCAGCATCTCACCTTCGCCTGA